The genomic window TCGCGCGACGGCTCGGCGTTCCGCCAGAACGGCCGCCCCACCGCGCAGTGGTCGCGCGTCCGCGCCGGGCGCGACGACGACCTGGGAGGGTCGACTACCTGAGCTCGAAGCTGGCGTGCACCACGGCGGTCACGCGCTTCTCGATGGTGCTGGTGTCGTACATGCCGTAGGAGGCGACCTCCGTCGAGTTGAGCTGGGTCACCTGGAAGACGCCGCTGTCTGCGGAGCGCAGAGGACCCACCCTGGCGCCCGTGGCCTGGGCGATCGCCTCGGCGCGGCGCTGCGCGTCGCGGATGGCCTCGGCCAGGAGCTCGGGCCTGAGGTCGGTGAGGCCCGAGTAGTAGTACTCGAGCGAGGTCGTCTGGTACGTGAGCCCCGCGTCGACGAACGGCTGCGCGTCCTGGGCGAGGTCGGTCACCACCTGCACCTGGTCGGACGTCAGCGTGAACCACTGGTACAGCTCGTAGCCCACGACCTCGCGCACGCAGGCGGCGTCGGCGTTGTAGCACTCGCGGTAGACCGCGGAGACCGACACGGGCTGGATGCTGAGGTCCTCGCGGGCGAAGCCGGCGTCCGCCAGCACGTCGAGGACCACGTCGAGGTCGGCGGCCATCTGCCGGTAGCCTTCCCCGAGGGACGAGGCGTCCACGCGCCGGGAGAACGACCCGACCCACTTGACCTGGTCGGAGACGACGGCGCGGTCGGCGGAGCCGGTTACCTCGAGCCTCGAGGACTCGTACCCCTTCACGTGCTCGACGCCGCGCACCGCGATGTAGGCGGCGACGGCCAGTCCGGCCGCGAGCAGGAACGCCGCCGCGACGATGCCGGCGTCCACGGCGCCGAGGGAGCTACGCCCGCGAGCGAGGGTGCCCGGAGACCTGCGTGGGGTGTGCTGCATGAGGCCCAGCTTAGGTCCGCCGGGCTGGGGCCGCGCGGGAGGATCAAGGGTCGGTGAAGGGGCCGGGCCCGTGGAGGGCGATCGGCCTCGGCCGTCCCCGGCGTACCGCGGCGCCTATGCCCTGAGCTGGCGCCGGCGTTCCGCGACGCCTATGCCCCGAGCTGCCCCCGGCGTACCGCGGCGCCTCGACCTTCCACCGGTCCCCGGCGTGCCGCGGCGCCTCGATCCCCTAGCCGTCCCACGCGAACGCGGGCACCCACACGGACACGGAGCCGCTGGCGCACCGGAACTCGGCCCAGCCGTCGTCGTCCGTCGTGACGGTGCCCTCCACGTGGCCCGTGACGTCGACGAACTCGGTCCGCGGGCTCGCCGTCTGCATGCGGCGCGCTCCAGGCTCGCCGCTGCTCAGCACCACGGCCGCGCCGCCGGGGTGCTGCTCGTCGCCCGTCCGTACCCAGCCGATGCAGCGCGGCTCCTCGAAGTAGTCGCGCTGCTCCCCGTAGGCGCGCTCGCGCCGCACCCGCAGGAACCTGTCGATGAGCCAGCGGTGGCTCGGCATGACCACGTGGTGGGGCTGGCCGTCGCGCCCCTCGCCTTCGTACTCGGCGCCGTCGTAGTCGGCCAGGAACACGACGGGGTAGCCGCCCTCGCGCAGCAGGACCAGCGCGTACGCCAGCGGCACGAACCAGGGCTCCACGACGGCTTCGTTCGTCTGCAGCGGCTGGGTGTCGTGGTTCGTGACGAGCGTGACGGCGCCGGTGGGGTCTTCCTGCACCAGCGTGCCGTCGAAGAGGGTGCGGAGGTCGAAGCCCTCGGGGTCCTGGCTGGCCGACACGAGGTTGTCGTGCAGGATCGTGTCGAAGAGCGCGACCCGCCCGTCGGTCCTGTCGCGGAAGCGTCGCAGTGCATCCCTGTCGTAGGTCCAGTACTCCCCGACGGCGAACAGGTCCCGGTCGCGGACGGCCCTCACGTGCTCGAGCCACTCGAGGAAGAAGCCGGGCCGCACGTGCTTGGCGGCGTCGAAGCGGAACCCGTCGACGCCGGTGGTCTCGACGTACCACCTGCCCCAGTGCAGGAGCTCGGCGCGCGCGTCCTCGCTCTGGATGTCGACGTTGCAGCCGAGCAGGTAGTCGTAGTTCCCGAAGTCGAGGTCGACGTCGTGCTGGAAGCTCTTGCCCTCGAACAGGTAGACGGCCTCGAGCTCGGGGTCGTTCTCGTCGCGGTCGACGGCGTTGAAGTGCCACCAGTGCCACTCGAGGGTCGAGTACTCGCCGCCGCGGCCCGGGAAGCGGAAGTGGGTCCAGGCGCGGATCCGCCGCGGCTCGCCGATGGGCTTGGTGCGGTCCCGCGGGTCCATCGGCGTGGCCGAGAACTCCTCCGGCTCGTCGCCGCCGAGGCGGTGGTTGAGGACGACGTCCGAGTACACCTGGACGCCGGCGGTCTGCGCGGCCCTTATCGCCCTCAGGTACTCGTCCTTGGTGCCGTACTTCGTGCGCACCGAGCCCTTCTGGTCGAACTCCCCCAGGTCGAAGAGGTCGTAGACCGCGTAGCCGACGTCGCTCGCGCCGCCCGCGCCCTTGCAGGCGGGCGGCAGCCATACGGCCGTGAAGCCGGCGTCCGCGAGCTCCTCCGCGCGCTCCTCGAGCCGGCGCCACAGGGTCCCGTCGGCGGGCAGGAACCAGTGGAAGAACTGCAGCATCACGCCGTTGACGTCGTTCACGCTGTCACCTCTGTGCGGCAGCCCGCCGGCGGGGCCGGGCCGGCCGAGGCTCGTCGGTCGCCCCGCTCGGGCGCCGCACCATGGTCCGCGGCCACCGAACCGGCGGAGGATAAGCCCCGAGCGTGAGATACTGCTGCGCGCACCCGGCCGTCGCCGCGTACGAGGTGGCCTGGACGGACCCGCCTGAGCGCATCGCCGAGCACGTCGCTCGCGCCTTCGCCCCCGACGGTGTCTTCGTGTCGCCGTGGCTCGGCCGCCCCGTGGTGGGCCACGAGGCCATCAGCGAGCACATCGCGGCCTCGCGGGGTCGCCTGGCCGGGACCACCGTTCGTCACACCAGCGTCATGGAGAGGGTGGGGAACGTCCTGAGCTGGACGTGGGCCTTCGCCGCCGACGGACAGACGGTGGCGAGCGGCATGGACGTCGTCGTCCTCGCGGAGGACGAGCGGATCGCGCTGCTGGCGGCGTTCGACGGGCCGACGCCGCCTAGCGTCGGCGAGGAGCGCGACAGCTAGGTGGGCGCTGAGGGCGGGAGCCGCGAGCCGGGCTCCGGGCCCGACCGGCGCGGACCGCTGGGGCCCGCCCTGCGCCCGCTCGGAGACCTGGCCCTAAGCCTCCCGCGCCGCGCTCCGCTCCCTGAACCTGCCGAACTCCTCCACCCGGACGGCCAGCGCGCTCGCCAGTACCTTCGAGTCGCTGGCGATGGTCACGAGGTCGACGCCCCAGCCGGCCGCCACGGCGGCGAACTCGGGGCCGTTGGTGTGCAGCCCGATCACGAGGCCCCGCTCGTGGCACGCCGCGACGACCCTCTTGACGGCGTCCTGGTGCGCGGTCCTGACGCTGTCGGTCTCGGGAGGGAACCCCAGCGAGAGGCTGAGGTCGGCGGGCCCGATGTAGGCGCCGCTCAGGCCGGGCGTGTCCAGGATGTCGTCGAGGTTCTCCAGCCCCTTCCTCGTCTCGATCATCGCGAAGACGAGGAGGCCCTCCTGGGCCCGCCGGAAGTAGTCAGGTACGACTACGGCCGCCCGCGCGGGACCGAAGCTGCGGTTCCCGCGCGGCGGGTAGAGGCAGGCCGCCACGGCGCGCCTCGCCTCCTCGGCCGACTCGACGAGCGGCACGATGACGCCGGCGGCGCCCATGTCGAGGACCCGCATGATGATGCTCGGCTCGTTCCAAGGTACGCGGACCAGGGTCGGCCTTCCCGCGGCCGTGGTGGCCTGCAGCATGCCGGGCAGGGCGTCGAAGTCGACGAGGCCGTGCTGCATGTCGATGCACAGCGAGTCGAACCCGCTACGGCCGGCGATCTCGGCGACGAACGGCTGCGGGATGGTCAGCCAGCAGTTGGTCGTCGTCTCGCCCCGGCTCCAGCGCTCCCTGAGCTCGGCTATCGCGTCGAACATGTCCGGGCTCCCGCCGGCCCGGGCGCGGTCTCCCCACGTAGCCGTGCCGCCCGCGGCCTCACGCACTTATACCGCTGGAGGGCGCGGCGCCTTGCGGAGGAGAGGTTCCCGCCGGCCCCGACGAGGACCGCTCAGGGGGCCCTCCCGCTGCGCGCGAAGGCTTCACGGCACGCGCCCCTCGACCCGACCGCGCGGTTGACAGCCGTCGCCGGCCTCAATAATCTACATTCTATAGAAACCTCCTGACCTCAGACCCGAGGCCCGGGGTGTAGGACCTGCGACCGCAGGCGCTGGACCGGCGACGGCGCACGTGGGGTGCGAGCCCACCGCTGCGGGCCTGCCTCGAGCGACCGGGAACCGGGCTCGCGGACGACCACCTCGAGAGGCGGCCATAGATGTCGGAGAGCCCCACCATCAGCCGCGAGACCCTCGCTTCCCGCGTCGCCCTGCGCCTGCGGGACGAGATCCTCACGGGTCGGCTCAAGCCGGGGGACCGCCTCAACGAGCTCTCCATAGCCGAGCGCTACGGGGTCAGCCCGACGCCCGTGAGGGAGGCGATGCGCCTGCTGCACGGCGACGGCCTGGTCGAGTACGCCGACCGCAGGGGCGTGCGCGTCATCGAGATCGCCGAGCGGCAGATCAGGCAGGCGTTCTCCGTGAGGGCCGCGATCGAGCACCTCGCGCTCGAGGAGGCCTTCCCGCTCATGTCCCGCGCCGACAAGGAGCGCCTCCTCGAGCTCGCGCTGAGGACCGAGGAGGCCAGGGGCCGGCCGGCGAGCTTCCTGTTCGAGGTCGACAGGCGGTTCCACGGCTTCCTCGTCGACTCCTCCCGGAACAGGTGGCTGAGCGAGTTCTCCGGGCGGCTGGCCAACGTGCTCACGGTGGCGCGGCTCGACCTGTTCAACGCGCCGGACCTCGACGCCGTCATCGCCGAGCACGAGGCCATCGCCCACGCCGTGCTGGCGGACGACCTCGCCAAGGCGCACGAGGAGCTGGACAAGCACATCAGGCGCGTACGCGACAACGCCATCGCCGCCCACGAGCGCGCCCGTCGGCGCACGGAGGGCGCGGGGAAGGAGCCGTCATGAGGCTGGTCAACTACCGCTCCCACGCCGCGGGTCTGACGTCGGTGGGGGTGCTGGAGAACGAGCACGTGGTCGACGCGGCCAGCCTGCTGGCGCGCGTCGGCGAGGACCCGGCGCACGCGGCCAGCATGGAGCGCCTCATCCAGCTACCCCGCGAGACGCTCAGGCGCCTCGGCGAGGCGGCGCGGGACGGCGCCGGCCGCCGGACGCCTCTGAGCGAGGTGCGCCTCGAGGCCCCGATCCGGCGGCCGAGCAAGGTCATCGGGCTCGGCTACAACTACCGCGCCCTGTGCGAGAACGAGGGCGTCACGCCGGGCCCCGAGCCCGAGCTCTTCGTGAAGATGCCGACCTCCATCACCGGGCCGTTCGACCCCGTGGTCGTCCCCAAGGTCATCGACAAGGTGGACTTCGAGGCCGAGCTGGCCGTCGTGATCGGCCGGCGCTGCTCCCAGGTCGAGGAGCACGAGGCCCTCGACTACGTGGGCGGCTACACGGTCATGGACGACGTGACGGCCAAGATCATCCCGCGTCCGCCGGAGAGCGGCAGCGTGGTGCTCGCCCTCAAGGGCGTCGACACGTTCGCGCCCATCGGCCCGGCCATCTTGGTCGCCGACGACTCCGTCGACCCGCAGGGCATGCGGATCAGGTGCCGCGTGAACGGCGTCCAGAAGCAGGACTTCCACTCCAGCGACATGGTGCACACCGTCGCCCAGGTCATCGAGTACATCTCGGCGCGCATCACGCTGGAGCCGGGAGACCTCATCACCACCGGCACCTCCCTGGGCATCGGCATCATCCAGAAGCCCCCGGTCTTCCTCGAGGACGGCGACGTGGTCGAGTGCGAGATCGAGGGCATCGGGACCATAAGGAACGAGTTCGTCCTGCGGCACGTCAGAGGGTAGGGGTCGTGGGCACGCCGACCGTGCTGGGGCACTGGGACGTCTACGAGCTGCTCCACCGCGTGCGCAGCGGGGAGGAGGCGCCTCTGGCGCGGTCCATCCTGCCTGGCCTGCGCGCGGGCAACGTGCGCGGCGTCTTCTTCGCGGTCGGCGGCGACTCGCGCAGCCACGCCAGCGGCTCCGACCTGCCGCTGCGGGGCACGCTCACCTCGATGGACGTGGCGCTCGGGGCCATCGAGGCCACGCCCGAGGTCACGGTGCTGCGCACGAGGGAGGACGTGGCGGCGCTGCCGCCAGACCGGATCGGCTTCCTGCTCGTGCTCGAGGGCGGCCGCCCGCTCGAGGGCAGCGTCGCCGTGCTGCGGCAGTTCTTCCGCCTCGGGGTGCGGTGCCTGCTGCTCACCTGGAACGGCCGCAACGAGCTGGCCGACGGCGTCGGCGAGGGCGAGAGCGCCGGCGGCCTCTCGACCTTCGGCCGTGAGGTCGTGCGGGAGATGCGCCGGCTCGGCATGGTGCTCGACCTCTCCCACCTGGCGCCCGCGGGCTTCTACCAGGCCATCGACGTCTACGGCGGCACCGTGGTGGCGACGCACAGCAACGCCAAGGCCCTGCACGACCACCCCAGGAACCTCACCGACGACCAGATAAAGCTGGTGGCGCAGACGGGCGGCGTCGTCGGCGTCGCCTTCATGCCGGCCTTCCTCGCAGCCGGGACGCCGACCGTGGCGACGGTCGTGGACCACATCGAGCACATGGTCGGGCTGGTGGGCGACGAGCACGTCGGCATCGGCCCCGACTTCTCCTACGGACCCGTCGCCGAGGAGCACCGCAGGCAGCGCAAGTACGAGGGCATCAAGGTCGACCTGGCAGTGCCGTACCCCATCCCGGACGCGGCGTCGCTGCCTCTTCTCGAGGAGGCGCTCCGCGGGCGCGGCTTCGGGGAGACGGCGATCGCGAACATCCTCGGCGAGAACCTCCTGCGCGTGCTGCGCGAGGTCCTGCCGGAGGGCGAAGCCGTGGCGGCTGCCTAGCGCTGCACGAGCGAAGAGAGGGCAGGTGGAGACCGGGTGTCGCGGCGGCCAGTCCACGAGCGGTTCCGTACCCACCCTGATGGGGTGGGGAACCGGGGTGCGCCGTGCTGATCTACTCCCTCCGCCGCCTCGCGAACCTCCTGCCGACGCTGCTGATCGTTTCGTTCATCGTCTTCGCGATGGTCAGGCTGATACCGGGCGACCCGGTGACCGCCATCGCCGGGCCCGACTCGACGCCGGAGCTGATGGCCCAGATCCGGGAGTCGCTGGGCCTCAACGAGCCCCTCCTGGCCCAGTACGGCGTGTACCTCAGGGGCCTGGTGACGGGCGACCTCGGCACGTCGATACGGTCGAGGCAGCCGGTCTGGTCCGAGATCGGCCGGCGCCTGCCGGCGACCCTCGAGCTCGCCGGCGCCGCCATGCTGCTCAGCCTCGTCGTCGGCGTCGGGCTCGGCGTGCTGGCCGCGCTGCGGCCGGGCGGGACCGTCGACGCCCTCGCGCGCTTCGTCTCGCTGTTCGGCGTGTCGTCTCCGACGTTCTGGACGGGGCTCTTGTTCATCCTGGCCTTCGCCTACTACTGGCGCCTGTTCCCGATCTCGGGCCGCGGCGGCCTCGAGCACCTCGTGCTCCCGGCCGCGACGGTCTCCCTGACCAGCGTGGCGTTCATCAGCCGGCTCACCCGGGCGAGCCTGCTGGAGGTGCTGTCGCAGGACTACGTGCGCACGGCCCGCGCCAAGGGCACGGCCGGCTCGCGCGTGGTCCTCAAGCACGCGCTGCGCAACGCGCTGATGAGCCCGATCACCGTCGCGGGGCTCGAGTTCGGGCGCCTGCTCTCCGGCGTCATCGTCATCGAGATCATCTTCTCCTGGCCGGGCACGGGCAGGCTCCTCGTCAACGCGATCCAGTTCCGTGACTTCCCGGTGATCCAGGGCCTGGTGCTCGTCTACGCCCTGATCTTCGCCCTGGTGAACCTGGCCGTCGACCTCGTCTACGCCGCTCTCGACCCGAGGATCGCCCTGCGATGACCACGGTCCCGGCCGCCGCCGCGAGCACCCGCCGGCGACGCCGCCTGCCGCCCTTCGGCGTCACCGTCAGCATCGTCATCCTCGTCGCCTTCGTCGTCACGGCCCTGTTCGGGCACCTCTTCGGGCTGCCCGACCCCTACGCGCAGAGCCTCATCGAGTCGCTCGAGGGCCCCTCGCGGGCCCACCCCCTCGGCACCGACCAGCTCGGCCGCGACATGCTCTCGCGGATCGTCGCGGGCAGCCGCTACTCGCTGGTGATCGGCCTCGGCGCCATCGCCGTGGGCGCGCTCACGGGCGTGCCCCTCGGCATGCTCGCCGGCTACCAGCGCGGCTGGCTGGACCAGGTCGTCACGCGGGTCATCGACGTTTTCCTCGCCTTCCCCGGCATCATCCTCGCCCTGGTGATCGTGGCGATCCTCGGCCCGGGCCTCTCCAGCCTGGTGCTGGCCGTCGGCCTCAGGTCGTTCCCGATCTTCGCCCGGGTGGCGCGGGCGGAGACGCTGGCGCTCAGGGAGCGCGAGTACGTCCAGGGAGCGAGGGCGCTGGGGTCCCGTGCCGCTAGGGTGCTGGGGCGCCACGTCTTCCCGAACCTGGCCAGCGCGCTCATGGTGATCGCCACGCTGCAGATGGCCACGGCCATCCTCATCGGCGCCACGCTCACGTTCCTCGGCGTCGGCATCTCGCCGGAGCTGCCCGAGTGGGGCGCGATGATGAACGCCGCCCGCCCCTACATGCTGCGCGCGCCGCTGCTGATCGTGATCCCCGGCCTGGCGCTGATGCTCGTGATGTTCGCCCTGAACCTC from Trueperaceae bacterium includes these protein-coding regions:
- a CDS encoding alpha-amylase, translating into MNDVNGVMLQFFHWFLPADGTLWRRLEERAEELADAGFTAVWLPPACKGAGGASDVGYAVYDLFDLGEFDQKGSVRTKYGTKDEYLRAIRAAQTAGVQVYSDVVLNHRLGGDEPEEFSATPMDPRDRTKPIGEPRRIRAWTHFRFPGRGGEYSTLEWHWWHFNAVDRDENDPELEAVYLFEGKSFQHDVDLDFGNYDYLLGCNVDIQSEDARAELLHWGRWYVETTGVDGFRFDAAKHVRPGFFLEWLEHVRAVRDRDLFAVGEYWTYDRDALRRFRDRTDGRVALFDTILHDNLVSASQDPEGFDLRTLFDGTLVQEDPTGAVTLVTNHDTQPLQTNEAVVEPWFVPLAYALVLLREGGYPVVFLADYDGAEYEGEGRDGQPHHVVMPSHRWLIDRFLRVRRERAYGEQRDYFEEPRCIGWVRTGDEQHPGGAAVVLSSGEPGARRMQTASPRTEFVDVTGHVEGTVTTDDDGWAEFRCASGSVSVWVPAFAWDG
- a CDS encoding membrane dipeptidase, coding for MGTPTVLGHWDVYELLHRVRSGEEAPLARSILPGLRAGNVRGVFFAVGGDSRSHASGSDLPLRGTLTSMDVALGAIEATPEVTVLRTREDVAALPPDRIGFLLVLEGGRPLEGSVAVLRQFFRLGVRCLLLTWNGRNELADGVGEGESAGGLSTFGREVVREMRRLGMVLDLSHLAPAGFYQAIDVYGGTVVATHSNAKALHDHPRNLTDDQIKLVAQTGGVVGVAFMPAFLAAGTPTVATVVDHIEHMVGLVGDEHVGIGPDFSYGPVAEEHRRQRKYEGIKVDLAVPYPIPDAASLPLLEEALRGRGFGETAIANILGENLLRVLREVLPEGEAVAAA
- a CDS encoding fumarylacetoacetate hydrolase family protein — translated: MRLVNYRSHAAGLTSVGVLENEHVVDAASLLARVGEDPAHAASMERLIQLPRETLRRLGEAARDGAGRRTPLSEVRLEAPIRRPSKVIGLGYNYRALCENEGVTPGPEPELFVKMPTSITGPFDPVVVPKVIDKVDFEAELAVVIGRRCSQVEEHEALDYVGGYTVMDDVTAKIIPRPPESGSVVLALKGVDTFAPIGPAILVADDSVDPQGMRIRCRVNGVQKQDFHSSDMVHTVAQVIEYISARITLEPGDLITTGTSLGIGIIQKPPVFLEDGDVVECEIEGIGTIRNEFVLRHVRG
- a CDS encoding ABC transporter permease, encoding MTTVPAAAASTRRRRRLPPFGVTVSIVILVAFVVTALFGHLFGLPDPYAQSLIESLEGPSRAHPLGTDQLGRDMLSRIVAGSRYSLVIGLGAIAVGALTGVPLGMLAGYQRGWLDQVVTRVIDVFLAFPGIILALVIVAILGPGLSSLVLAVGLRSFPIFARVARAETLALREREYVQGARALGSRAARVLGRHVFPNLASALMVIATLQMATAILIGATLTFLGVGISPELPEWGAMMNAARPYMLRAPLLIVIPGLALMLVMFALNLVGDYVRDRADPFSAR
- a CDS encoding GntR family transcriptional regulator, which encodes MSESPTISRETLASRVALRLRDEILTGRLKPGDRLNELSIAERYGVSPTPVREAMRLLHGDGLVEYADRRGVRVIEIAERQIRQAFSVRAAIEHLALEEAFPLMSRADKERLLELALRTEEARGRPASFLFEVDRRFHGFLVDSSRNRWLSEFSGRLANVLTVARLDLFNAPDLDAVIAEHEAIAHAVLADDLAKAHEELDKHIRRVRDNAIAAHERARRRTEGAGKEPS
- a CDS encoding ABC transporter permease, which encodes MLIYSLRRLANLLPTLLIVSFIVFAMVRLIPGDPVTAIAGPDSTPELMAQIRESLGLNEPLLAQYGVYLRGLVTGDLGTSIRSRQPVWSEIGRRLPATLELAGAAMLLSLVVGVGLGVLAALRPGGTVDALARFVSLFGVSSPTFWTGLLFILAFAYYWRLFPISGRGGLEHLVLPAATVSLTSVAFISRLTRASLLEVLSQDYVRTARAKGTAGSRVVLKHALRNALMSPITVAGLEFGRLLSGVIVIEIIFSWPGTGRLLVNAIQFRDFPVIQGLVLVYALIFALVNLAVDLVYAALDPRIALR
- a CDS encoding SIMPL domain-containing protein (The SIMPL domain is named for its presence in mouse protein SIMPL (signalling molecule that associates with mouse pelle-like kinase). Bacterial member BP26, from Brucella, was shown to assemble into a channel-like structure, while YggE from E. coli has been associated with resistance to oxidative stress.), which codes for MQHTPRRSPGTLARGRSSLGAVDAGIVAAAFLLAAGLAVAAYIAVRGVEHVKGYESSRLEVTGSADRAVVSDQVKWVGSFSRRVDASSLGEGYRQMAADLDVVLDVLADAGFAREDLSIQPVSVSAVYRECYNADAACVREVVGYELYQWFTLTSDQVQVVTDLAQDAQPFVDAGLTYQTTSLEYYYSGLTDLRPELLAEAIRDAQRRAEAIAQATGARVGPLRSADSGVFQVTQLNSTEVASYGMYDTSTIEKRVTAVVHASFELR
- a CDS encoding aldolase/citrate lyase family protein; the encoded protein is MFDAIAELRERWSRGETTTNCWLTIPQPFVAEIAGRSGFDSLCIDMQHGLVDFDALPGMLQATTAAGRPTLVRVPWNEPSIIMRVLDMGAAGVIVPLVESAEEARRAVAACLYPPRGNRSFGPARAAVVVPDYFRRAQEGLLVFAMIETRKGLENLDDILDTPGLSGAYIGPADLSLSLGFPPETDSVRTAHQDAVKRVVAACHERGLVIGLHTNGPEFAAVAAGWGVDLVTIASDSKVLASALAVRVEEFGRFRERSAAREA
- a CDS encoding nuclear transport factor 2 family protein produces the protein MRYCCAHPAVAAYEVAWTDPPERIAEHVARAFAPDGVFVSPWLGRPVVGHEAISEHIAASRGRLAGTTVRHTSVMERVGNVLSWTWAFAADGQTVASGMDVVVLAEDERIALLAAFDGPTPPSVGEERDS